From a single Helicovermis profundi genomic region:
- a CDS encoding prephenate dehydrogenase: MEVDFINITIVGLGLIGGSIAKSLSKNKKYKIYAIDTNKNTIEKAYKDMVIHNNVVEETNLLEKSDVTIICLYPNDAIEFIKKNMKNFKSNSIITDTCGLKTKILSSIKNIIRRDITFIGGHPMAGRELNGYDNSYAKLFDGSNYILVNTEGSESRTHELIEIISDIGNINIVISKSSNHDNMVAYTSHLPHILACALSKSPYNYKAISNFSGGSFKDSIRVGDINSMLWTDLILDNKENLIDSIEMFEENLRGIKSIIKNGNRNELMDTLNESKKNVKLIKGERM; encoded by the coding sequence ATGGAAGTTGATTTTATAAATATAACAATTGTAGGACTGGGTTTAATTGGTGGTTCAATTGCGAAAAGTCTAAGCAAAAATAAGAAATACAAAATATATGCGATTGATACAAATAAAAATACGATTGAAAAAGCATATAAAGATATGGTGATTCATAATAATGTAGTAGAAGAAACAAATTTACTAGAAAAATCAGATGTAACGATTATATGTTTATATCCAAATGATGCTATTGAATTTATAAAAAAAAATATGAAAAATTTCAAATCGAATTCAATTATAACTGATACGTGTGGATTAAAAACTAAAATATTATCAAGTATAAAAAATATTATTAGAAGAGACATTACGTTTATTGGCGGTCATCCTATGGCTGGAAGAGAGCTTAATGGATATGATAATTCTTACGCAAAACTATTTGATGGTAGTAACTATATACTTGTTAATACTGAAGGAAGCGAATCAAGAACGCATGAACTTATTGAAATAATAAGTGATATTGGGAATATAAATATAGTTATTAGTAAATCAAGTAATCACGATAATATGGTTGCTTATACGAGTCATCTTCCCCATATTCTTGCTTGTGCTTTATCAAAATCACCATATAATTATAAAGCGATTAGTAATTTTAGTGGTGGGAGTTTTAAAGATTCAATAAGAGTGGGAGATATTAATAGCATGCTTTGGACTGATTTAATATTAGATAACAAAGAAAATTTGATAGATAGTATAGAAATGTTTGAGGAAAATTTAAGAGGAATTAAGTCAATAATAAAAAATGGTAATAGAAATGAATTAATGGATACTTTAAATGAAAGTAAAAAAAATGTTAAATTAATAAAAGGTGAAAGGATGTAA
- a CDS encoding bifunctional chorismate mutase/prephenate dehydratase, which translates to MKNDELNELRKHINSLDDELAVLLSKRLKIVVKIAKYKYENKLDVVNNSREEEIIERINLSLAKNDNNEFAREVELLMKYIMNQSKAKQSAYIQNLINFEYKREGDKKTTHGCLVDKSITVAFQGIKGSYSHEALDEVFGKNVKSQNYKSFRDVFVSVNTKKSSYGILPIENSSTGNINEVYDLLEEFPVNIVGEKIIRINHCIIGLSNSSIDNIEELYSHPQAFLQTSEYLNELLGVKKVPYFNTAISVKKVKDINDGKIAAIGSRKSARIYDLKILKKNINNAKNNYTKFIIISHNKLMANSIEGNGRKVSLLFTVDHKSGSLYKVLESFAINEFNLLKLESRPIVDKPWEYMFYVDIEGSLKDFKLKSTIDNIIPKCIDFRVLGEYNYDNNEKDL; encoded by the coding sequence ATGAAAAATGATGAACTAAATGAATTAAGAAAACATATCAACTCTTTAGATGATGAACTTGCTGTTCTATTGTCAAAAAGGTTAAAAATAGTTGTAAAAATCGCAAAATATAAATACGAAAACAAATTAGATGTGGTAAATAATTCGAGAGAAGAAGAAATTATTGAAAGGATAAATTTGAGTTTGGCAAAAAACGATAATAATGAATTTGCTAGAGAAGTTGAATTACTTATGAAGTATATTATGAATCAATCTAAAGCGAAGCAATCAGCTTATATTCAAAATTTGATTAATTTTGAATATAAAAGAGAGGGTGATAAAAAAACTACTCATGGATGTTTGGTAGATAAAAGTATTACAGTTGCTTTTCAAGGTATTAAAGGTTCTTATAGTCATGAAGCATTAGATGAAGTTTTTGGAAAAAATGTAAAGTCACAAAATTATAAATCGTTTAGAGATGTTTTTGTTTCTGTTAATACTAAAAAAAGTAGTTACGGAATTTTACCAATTGAGAATTCTTCTACTGGGAACATTAACGAAGTATATGATTTATTAGAAGAATTTCCTGTAAATATTGTAGGGGAAAAAATTATTAGAATAAACCATTGTATAATAGGTCTTTCTAATTCTTCAATTGATAATATAGAGGAATTATATTCACATCCACAAGCATTTTTACAAACAAGTGAATATTTAAATGAATTATTAGGTGTGAAGAAAGTACCGTATTTTAATACAGCGATTAGTGTAAAAAAAGTAAAGGACATAAATGATGGCAAAATAGCTGCGATAGGTTCAAGAAAAAGTGCTAGAATATATGATTTGAAAATATTGAAAAAAAATATTAATAATGCAAAAAATAATTATACGAAATTTATTATTATTTCACATAATAAATTAATGGCTAACAGTATAGAAGGTAATGGAAGAAAAGTATCTTTATTATTTACTGTTGATCATAAATCTGGATCACTTTATAAAGTTCTAGAAAGTTTTGCAATAAATGAATTTAATTTGTTGAAATTGGAATCTCGTCCTATTGTCGATAAACCTTGGGAGTACATGTTTTATGTAGATATTGAGGGTTCCCTTAAGGATTTTAAACTTAAGTCTACAATAGACAATATAATACCTAAATGCATTGATTTTAGAGTACTTGGTGAATATAATTACGATAATAATGAAAAAGATTTATAA
- a CDS encoding DEAD/DEAH box helicase, with product MKFSELNLSTKLMDAIDDLGFIGATEIQYKAIPLLLEGKDFIGQSQTGSGKTIAFGIPIIEKLDPSLNKTQAIILCPTRELAVQVKNEIDKLLVHYRNIRTLAVYGGDPISNQIRNLRRGAHIIIGTPGRVLDHINRGTVKLGNVNTFVLDEADEMLNMGFREDIELVASKIPEDKQMVLFSATMPKSIVQIAKVHQKNPVHVTIKRESLTTETIEQMYVSVQSKHKFEVLTRLIDSNEAKLNLIFCNTKRKVDELNDMLQSRGYKCDKLHGDLNQTLRLSVLSKFNRGVVKILIATDVAARGIDINDIDVVYNYDLPDNEEYYVHRIGRTGRAGRKGKTFCLVGRSEQRKLHNIERYIKLKIKQAPIPSVEAVNKSKINSFYNNLIEKLESDKLDDYTKIIDEWIEKGVDLKTLSAALLKTQFVLQDPKQKSLEVPANERRRLSGSKNGMTRMHINIGRKHKVRVVDIIDIVSKNSNIPRSAIGTIDLFDKYSFVEIPDRHTKKAIQAVEQKNFNGKKLSLEVSSSVKRTYSRDRKQTTRRTYPKTNK from the coding sequence ATGAAATTTAGTGAATTAAACTTATCAACAAAATTAATGGATGCAATTGACGATTTGGGCTTTATCGGTGCTACTGAGATACAATACAAAGCTATACCTCTACTATTAGAAGGTAAAGATTTTATTGGCCAATCTCAAACTGGTTCAGGAAAAACAATAGCATTCGGAATTCCTATTATCGAGAAACTTGATCCATCTTTAAATAAAACACAGGCAATTATCTTGTGTCCAACAAGAGAACTTGCAGTTCAAGTTAAAAATGAAATCGATAAATTATTAGTACATTATAGAAACATAAGAACACTTGCCGTTTATGGTGGTGACCCTATTTCTAATCAAATTAGAAATTTAAGACGAGGTGCACACATAATAATTGGTACACCAGGAAGAGTACTTGACCATATTAATAGAGGTACTGTTAAACTTGGTAATGTAAACACTTTTGTTCTTGATGAAGCTGATGAAATGTTAAACATGGGATTCAGAGAAGATATTGAACTCGTAGCAAGCAAAATACCTGAAGATAAGCAAATGGTATTATTTTCAGCAACAATGCCAAAAAGTATTGTACAAATTGCAAAAGTTCATCAAAAAAACCCAGTACATGTAACAATTAAAAGAGAGTCATTAACAACTGAGACTATTGAACAAATGTACGTTAGTGTTCAATCAAAACACAAATTTGAAGTTCTAACTAGATTAATTGATTCTAATGAAGCTAAACTTAATTTGATTTTCTGTAATACAAAAAGAAAAGTTGACGAATTAAATGATATGCTTCAAAGCAGAGGTTATAAATGCGATAAACTTCATGGCGATTTGAATCAAACATTAAGACTTAGTGTTCTAAGCAAATTTAATCGTGGCGTTGTAAAAATTCTAATCGCTACAGACGTTGCTGCAAGAGGAATAGATATTAATGATATTGATGTAGTTTACAACTATGATCTTCCAGATAACGAAGAATATTATGTACACAGAATTGGAAGAACTGGTCGTGCTGGAAGAAAAGGTAAAACTTTTTGTTTAGTAGGAAGAAGCGAACAAAGAAAACTTCATAATATTGAAAGATATATCAAATTAAAAATAAAACAAGCGCCGATTCCTTCAGTAGAAGCTGTAAATAAAAGCAAAATAAATTCTTTCTATAATAATTTAATAGAAAAATTAGAAAGCGATAAACTTGATGATTATACAAAGATAATCGATGAATGGATAGAAAAAGGTGTTGATTTAAAAACACTTAGTGCAGCTTTACTAAAAACTCAATTTGTGCTGCAAGATCCAAAACAAAAAAGCCTTGAAGTTCCGGCAAATGAAAGACGTAGACTTTCTGGTTCAAAAAACGGAATGACAAGAATGCATATTAATATTGGTAGAAAACATAAGGTTAGAGTTGTAGATATCATTGATATTGTTTCAAAAAATAGTAATATACCTAGAAGTGCAATCGGTACAATTGACTTATTTGATAAGTATTCTTTTGTAGAAATTCCAGATAGACATACTAAAAAAGCAATACAGGCTGTTGAACAAAAAAACTTTAACGGCAAAAAATTATCTCTTGAAGTTTCAAGTTCTGTTAAGCGAACTTATTCAAGAGATCGTAAACAAACTACAAGAAGAACTTATCCAAAAACAAACAAATAA
- a CDS encoding ATP-binding protein — protein MKYKNKIIFTVITISIISSIFIGVFFVTQSKKIVYKNSYARIESVSEKYVADFNSNLKTVELLVKELNQLMVLNLNVNKMYSDKKYLDEFEKFLVPNVQIIAQELSVSHSTYAFFDPNISGPHDVWFADLNNDGEVERQEKFPLSYYDGDVVSKAWYYIPYNTKKAKWSDPYIGTVEADKDILYISYTAPFIVNGKVVAVLGSDYYFNDIKNKISSIKIYNTGNAMLLNKDNKVIVHSTLKIGSDVKSIFKDDYSAFIDSVKLNKSGVFETKDNIFVYNTLVNGWKLVIKVPRVEMFEGINKLIKIAVLIILFSIIIAGFSGYIFSKRIFKPIEKIIFKVKKIEEGNYDDGVDLKFLNMKDEIGSLANSIEKMRIRQKISFEKIRSHNNDLENKVDERTRELIKTNEYLEVSLGQLEEQQAELMMSNDQLESALEAEKNTKLQLAESEKIASLGYLVSGVAHEINTPVGNCITMASYIEKEVSDLVNMLNSSKLKKKHLEDFTTNMNDSAALLSRNLLILKNLINKFKELAVEKIETNNISYNVEEYLNSIVASIKRDEKNTNINFHILCDKDLHIYSDPIKLSQIIKNLIFNSIQHAFPNNEGIISIEVEKEYDSLLIEFSDDGIGMNKEELKNIFTPFYSVNTKFTSSGLGLNVVHNIITGIFHGEIKVESEINLGTSFKIVLKL, from the coding sequence ATGAAATATAAAAATAAAATTATTTTTACAGTAATTACAATATCGATTATTTCATCAATATTTATTGGAGTTTTTTTTGTTACGCAATCAAAAAAAATAGTTTATAAAAATTCTTATGCAAGAATTGAATCTGTTTCTGAAAAATATGTAGCAGATTTTAATTCTAATCTTAAAACTGTTGAACTTCTTGTAAAAGAATTAAACCAATTAATGGTATTAAATTTGAACGTAAATAAAATGTATAGTGATAAAAAATATTTAGATGAATTTGAAAAATTTTTAGTACCAAATGTACAAATAATCGCTCAAGAGCTAAGTGTATCACATAGTACGTATGCTTTTTTTGATCCAAATATAAGTGGACCACATGACGTTTGGTTTGCAGATTTGAATAATGATGGTGAAGTTGAAAGGCAAGAAAAATTTCCATTAAGTTATTATGATGGAGATGTAGTAAGCAAAGCGTGGTATTATATACCTTATAACACAAAAAAAGCTAAATGGTCAGACCCTTATATTGGTACAGTTGAAGCTGATAAGGATATACTGTATATTTCATATACTGCTCCTTTTATAGTAAATGGTAAAGTTGTTGCAGTTTTAGGCTCTGATTATTATTTTAATGATATTAAAAATAAAATTTCATCAATTAAAATATATAATACAGGAAATGCAATGCTTTTAAATAAAGATAATAAAGTGATTGTTCATTCCACACTAAAAATAGGTTCTGACGTAAAAAGTATTTTTAAAGATGATTATTCTGCATTTATTGATAGTGTAAAATTAAATAAGAGTGGGGTATTTGAAACTAAAGATAATATATTTGTTTATAACACTTTAGTAAATGGCTGGAAACTTGTTATTAAGGTGCCTAGAGTTGAAATGTTTGAAGGTATTAATAAACTTATTAAAATAGCTGTACTAATTATTTTATTTTCTATTATAATTGCGGGCTTTTCTGGATATATTTTTAGTAAAAGAATTTTTAAACCAATAGAAAAAATAATTTTTAAAGTGAAAAAAATTGAAGAGGGAAATTATGATGATGGAGTTGATTTAAAATTTTTGAATATGAAAGATGAAATAGGTAGCTTAGCGAATTCAATTGAGAAAATGAGGATAAGGCAAAAAATAAGCTTTGAAAAAATACGAAGTCATAATAATGATTTAGAGAATAAAGTAGATGAGAGAACTCGAGAGCTTATAAAAACAAATGAATATCTTGAAGTTTCGCTTGGACAACTCGAAGAGCAGCAAGCGGAACTTATGATGAGCAACGATCAATTGGAAAGTGCTCTAGAAGCGGAAAAAAATACAAAACTACAATTAGCTGAATCGGAAAAAATTGCTTCGCTTGGTTATTTAGTATCAGGGGTTGCTCATGAAATTAATACGCCAGTAGGTAATTGTATAACTATGGCAAGTTATATTGAAAAAGAAGTTTCAGATTTAGTAAATATGCTTAATTCTTCAAAACTCAAAAAAAAACATCTAGAAGATTTTACAACTAATATGAATGATTCAGCTGCATTACTTTCAAGAAATTTGCTAATATTAAAAAATTTAATTAATAAATTTAAAGAGTTAGCAGTTGAAAAAATAGAAACTAATAATATAAGTTATAATGTAGAAGAGTATCTAAATTCAATTGTTGCTTCTATTAAAAGGGATGAAAAAAATACAAATATAAATTTTCATATTTTATGTGATAAGGATTTGCATATATATAGTGATCCTATTAAGTTATCGCAGATTATAAAAAATTTAATATTTAACTCAATTCAGCATGCGTTTCCAAATAATGAGGGCATTATTAGTATAGAAGTTGAAAAAGAATATGACTCTTTATTAATTGAGTTTTCGGATGATGGAATAGGCATGAATAAAGAAGAGCTTAAGAATATCTTCACTCCATTTTATTCGGTTAATACAAAATTTACATCGAGTGGGCTTGGATTGAATGTCGTTCATAACATTATTACGGGTATTTTTCATGGAGAGATAAAAGTTGAAAGCGAAATTAATTTAGGTACTTCATTTAAGATTGTTTTGAAGTTGTAA
- the aroA gene encoding 3-phosphoshikimate 1-carboxyvinyltransferase, with protein MYSVEIKPSVISGSVNLPPSKSLTHRALISASLSFGKSIVDNVDFSEDILATINALEIYGARFLVKESTLYKGRKKIIVQNAIEFTSNSGEIDCRESGSTLRFMIPLALMFNGKFVFKGSGKLSERPLDPYFKIFREKNIKFHSNNGKLPLSIDDKITSGIFSIKGDVSSQFITGLMFILPILEGNSEIKIEGDLESKAYIDLTIDVLKRFGIKIKNIAYKKFLIEGNQKYLANDYVVEGDYSQSAFWIVAGSISNKFSIKGLDKNSNQGDKEILDIFRKMNGEYDFSDSELIVAKSDTNGTIIDGSECPDIIPILAVLASLSKGKTTIVNAKRLRLKESDRLKAISTELNKIGAHVVETEDGLIISGVEYLNGGEVESWNDHRIAMSLAIASLRSKKPITISGAQCINKSYPKFWDDLASSGCKVTIIK; from the coding sequence ATGTATTCAGTTGAAATAAAACCATCAGTGATTAGTGGCAGTGTAAATTTACCACCATCAAAAAGTTTAACGCACAGAGCTTTAATTTCAGCATCATTATCTTTCGGAAAATCTATAGTAGACAATGTAGATTTTTCTGAAGATATATTAGCTACAATAAACGCTCTTGAAATTTATGGTGCAAGATTTTTGGTTAAGGAAAGTACGCTATATAAAGGAAGAAAAAAAATTATTGTTCAAAATGCTATAGAATTCACATCAAATTCTGGGGAAATAGATTGTAGGGAATCAGGATCTACTCTTAGATTTATGATTCCACTTGCTCTAATGTTTAACGGAAAATTTGTTTTTAAAGGTAGCGGAAAATTAAGTGAAAGACCTCTTGATCCTTATTTTAAGATTTTTAGGGAGAAAAATATTAAATTTCATTCTAATAATGGTAAATTACCACTATCTATTGATGATAAAATTACTAGTGGTATATTTTCTATAAAAGGAGATGTTTCATCTCAATTTATAACGGGGTTAATGTTTATTTTACCAATTTTGGAAGGTAATTCAGAAATAAAAATAGAAGGAGATTTAGAATCGAAAGCTTACATTGATTTAACGATTGATGTTTTAAAACGTTTTGGTATAAAAATTAAAAATATTGCTTATAAAAAATTCCTTATTGAAGGAAATCAAAAGTATTTAGCAAACGATTACGTTGTTGAAGGTGATTATTCACAAAGTGCTTTTTGGATAGTTGCAGGGTCAATTAGTAACAAGTTTTCTATAAAAGGATTAGATAAAAATTCTAATCAAGGAGACAAAGAAATTTTAGATATTTTTAGAAAAATGAATGGCGAGTATGATTTTTCTGATAGTGAACTAATTGTAGCTAAAAGTGATACAAATGGAACGATTATTGATGGTTCTGAATGTCCGGATATTATTCCAATTTTAGCGGTTTTAGCTTCGCTAAGCAAAGGAAAAACTACAATTGTTAATGCTAAGAGACTGAGACTAAAAGAATCTGATAGACTAAAAGCGATATCAACAGAATTAAATAAAATTGGAGCTCATGTAGTTGAAACAGAAGACGGCTTAATTATTAGTGGCGTTGAATATCTAAATGGAGGAGAAGTTGAAAGCTGGAATGATCATAGAATTGCTATGTCCCTTGCTATAGCATCTTTAAGATCAAAAAAGCCAATAACAATCAGTGGAGCTCAGTGTATTAATAAATCGTATCCAAAATTTTGGGATGATTTAGCAAGTTCGGGATGCAAAGTTACTATTATTAAATAG
- the mnmA gene encoding tRNA 2-thiouridine(34) synthase MnmA: MENVMKLDRNKVVIGMSGGVDSTASAYLLKERGYEVIGVTMKLFVEEDDYGNKIEADFINDARIICEKLEIEHYVLDLTKDFNKLIIESFIKEYSRARTPNPCVLCNKNIKYGKLMEFAFSKGAYYLATGHYANIYYDRENNVYRIKSGKSNEKDQGYLLNQLSQDQLKHLILPLGKYTSKAEVRKVALNISNNIARKKDSVGICFIKNSDYRKYIKNKIKIDTLIGNFVDTEGNILGKHSGIYNFTIGQKRNLGLLTDREYYVVDINSENNNVVLGDDIDTYSKSIVVSDVNFTDEKYFLIEKYIDVKVCQWGYKLKSKIRRIEDKKYLITFIKPERAISKGQYAVFYLDDEILGGGYIENVIK, encoded by the coding sequence ATGGAGAATGTTATGAAATTAGATAGAAATAAAGTAGTTATTGGAATGAGTGGAGGAGTTGATTCAACCGCTAGTGCATATCTATTAAAAGAAAGAGGTTATGAAGTAATTGGTGTAACAATGAAATTATTTGTAGAAGAAGATGACTATGGTAATAAAATAGAAGCGGATTTTATTAATGATGCTAGAATTATATGTGAAAAACTTGAAATTGAACATTATGTTCTTGATCTTACTAAAGATTTTAATAAACTAATAATAGAAAGTTTTATTAAAGAATACTCTAGAGCTAGAACACCAAATCCATGTGTCTTATGTAATAAGAATATAAAATATGGTAAGCTTATGGAATTTGCATTTTCTAAAGGAGCATATTATCTTGCGACGGGGCATTATGCGAATATTTATTATGACAGAGAAAATAATGTTTATAGAATTAAAAGTGGTAAAAGTAACGAAAAAGATCAAGGGTATTTACTGAATCAATTATCACAAGACCAATTAAAACATTTAATTCTTCCTTTAGGAAAATACACTTCAAAAGCTGAAGTTAGAAAAGTTGCGCTTAATATAAGTAATAATATTGCTAGAAAAAAAGATAGTGTAGGAATATGTTTTATAAAAAATAGTGATTACAGAAAATATATAAAAAATAAGATTAAGATAGATACTCTAATAGGAAATTTTGTTGATACTGAAGGTAATATTTTAGGGAAACATAGCGGAATTTACAATTTTACAATTGGACAAAAAAGAAATTTGGGATTATTAACTGATAGAGAATATTATGTAGTTGATATTAATTCTGAAAACAATAATGTGGTTTTAGGCGATGATATTGATACTTATTCTAAGAGTATTGTTGTAAGTGATGTAAATTTTACGGATGAAAAATATTTTTTAATTGAAAAATATATTGATGTAAAAGTTTGTCAATGGGGTTATAAATTAAAATCCAAAATTAGAAGAATTGAAGATAAAAAATATTTAATAACCTTTATTAAACCTGAAAGAGCAATATCTAAAGGTCAATATGCAGTTTTTTATTTAGATGATGAAATTTTAGGTGGCGGATATATTGAAAATGTTATTAAATAG
- the aroF gene encoding 3-deoxy-7-phosphoheptulonate synthase, with protein MIIVMKNEIDEDEINKIKAKMRKLGCETSEVIGSNYHILGLVGDTSRIDPSLIKSNRNVEKVIFVQEPYKKVNRLFKPKDTIVDIGGNKFGGGYFSVIAGPCSVEGEDQIISIAKSVKSSGAGLLRGGAFKPRTSPYSFQGMGLDGLDLLKKARKETGLPIVTELMSPHMIERFVEDVDVIQIGARNMQNFDLLKEVGKTNKPILLKRGMSATIEELLMAAEYIMSSGNENIILCERGIRTFEKYTRNTIDLSAIPVIKKKSHLPVIVDPSHAAGLWWMVEPLAKAAMAVGADGLMVEVHNDPANALCDGEQSIKPSRFEEMMVKLRKIAEIENKIML; from the coding sequence ATGATTATTGTAATGAAAAATGAAATTGATGAAGATGAAATTAACAAAATTAAGGCGAAAATGAGAAAACTTGGATGTGAAACAAGTGAGGTGATTGGAAGCAATTATCATATTCTAGGATTAGTTGGAGATACAAGTAGAATTGATCCAAGTCTAATTAAGTCAAATAGAAATGTTGAAAAAGTAATATTTGTTCAAGAACCTTATAAAAAAGTAAATAGACTTTTTAAACCTAAAGATACAATCGTGGATATAGGTGGAAATAAATTTGGTGGAGGATATTTTTCGGTTATAGCAGGACCTTGCTCGGTAGAAGGTGAAGATCAAATAATAAGTATTGCAAAAAGTGTTAAAAGTAGTGGTGCTGGCCTTCTTAGAGGAGGAGCATTTAAACCAAGAACTTCTCCGTATAGTTTTCAGGGTATGGGACTTGATGGATTAGATCTTCTTAAGAAAGCAAGAAAAGAAACTGGACTTCCAATTGTAACTGAATTAATGTCGCCACATATGATTGAACGATTTGTAGAGGATGTTGATGTAATTCAAATTGGTGCTAGAAATATGCAAAATTTTGATTTGTTAAAGGAAGTGGGAAAGACAAATAAGCCAATACTATTAAAACGTGGCATGTCGGCAACTATTGAAGAACTACTTATGGCTGCTGAGTATATAATGTCTTCAGGAAATGAAAATATAATTTTATGTGAAAGAGGAATTAGAACTTTTGAAAAATATACTAGAAATACAATTGATTTAAGTGCTATACCAGTAATAAAAAAGAAAAGTCATTTACCGGTTATAGTAGATCCAAGCCATGCAGCAGGTTTATGGTGGATGGTAGAACCACTTGCAAAAGCCGCAATGGCAGTCGGCGCAGATGGATTGATGGTAGAAGTTCATAATGATCCAGCAAATGCACTTTGCGATGGTGAACAATCAATTAAGCCGAGTAGATTTGAAGAAATGATGGTTAAATTAAGGAAAATTGCTGAAATCGAAAATAAAATAATGCTATAG